From the Candidatus Methylomirabilota bacterium genome, one window contains:
- a CDS encoding UxaA family hydrolase, with the protein MADDAATFLGYERPDGSYGVRNHVLVLSILGLTSASARRIARLVRGTRCVTTPYGRGLIGADADLHRRTLTGLGRHPNVAAVLVVGADRKAVDRVAGEIAASGKPVEALALDDVHEDALALTDRGVRACVPLARDASRLRRVPAPLAALFCGLECGHSDTTSGLVANPLAGLVVDRLVEAGGRAVFGETVEWLGAEHLLAGRAATPEVGQAIRAAVARREALAVAAGLDLTGNNPGAENIAGGLSTIEEKSLGGISKGGRAPIRGLLGFAEPPREPGLYVMDGPAFSPESMTGMVSAGAQLMLFTTGPGNSVVSGLAPTIKISANPQASHRLAEQIDFDASAAFLGQEGLPAAAGQLFRLVLEVASGGLTLGEILDEGEEVVTRLQPSL; encoded by the coding sequence ATGGCGGACGACGCCGCGACCTTCCTGGGCTACGAGAGGCCAGATGGCTCCTACGGGGTCCGCAATCACGTCCTGGTGCTCTCGATCCTGGGTCTGACCAGCGCGTCCGCCCGCCGCATCGCCCGTCTGGTCCGCGGGACCCGCTGCGTCACCACGCCGTACGGCCGTGGGCTGATCGGGGCCGACGCCGACCTGCATCGCCGGACGCTCACCGGGCTCGGCCGCCACCCGAATGTCGCCGCCGTGCTGGTGGTCGGCGCGGATCGGAAGGCGGTGGATCGGGTAGCCGGCGAGATCGCGGCGTCCGGCAAGCCGGTCGAAGCGCTGGCCCTCGACGACGTCCACGAGGACGCGCTCGCGCTGACGGACCGCGGAGTGCGGGCCTGCGTGCCGCTCGCCCGCGACGCCTCCCGCCTGCGGCGGGTCCCTGCCCCGCTGGCGGCGCTGTTCTGTGGCCTGGAGTGCGGCCATTCGGACACCACGTCCGGCCTCGTCGCCAACCCGCTGGCGGGCCTGGTCGTGGACCGGCTCGTCGAAGCCGGCGGACGCGCGGTGTTCGGCGAGACCGTGGAGTGGCTCGGCGCCGAGCACCTGCTCGCCGGGCGGGCCGCGACGCCGGAGGTCGGCCAGGCGATCCGGGCGGCGGTGGCGCGCCGCGAGGCGCTGGCGGTGGCGGCCGGCCTCGACCTCACGGGGAACAACCCCGGGGCCGAGAACATCGCCGGCGGGCTGTCCACCATCGAGGAGAAGTCGCTCGGCGGCATCAGCAAGGGTGGCCGGGCGCCCATCCGGGGCCTCCTCGGCTTCGCCGAGCCTCCGCGAGAGCCGGGACTCTACGTCATGGACGGACCCGCCTTCTCCCCCGAGTCCATGACCGGCATGGTGTCGGCCGGGGCCCAGCTGATGCTCTTCACCACGGGACCCGGGAACAGCGTCGTGAGCGGCCTGGCGCCGACGATCAAGATCAGCGCCAATCCGCAGGCGAGCCACCGTCTGGCCGAGCAGATCGACTTCGACGCGAGCGCCGCGTTCCTGGGCCAGGAGGGACTGCCGGCGGCGGCCGGGCAGCTCTTCCGGCTGGTGCTCGAGGTGGCCTCCGGCGGGCTGACGCTCGGCGAGATCCTCGACGAGGGCGAGGAGGTCGTCACGCGCCTTCAGCCATCCCTCTGA